Proteins from a single region of Hydra vulgaris chromosome 12, alternate assembly HydraT2T_AEP:
- the LOC100213669 gene encoding nucleoporin Nup37 has protein sequence MSLESSFFAEIITNKSPNSVEFFHQQESGPVLLAYTWDNYVTICVLHFPELEHDISEFTYENLTDIDHGSSATKIAWSPKTSMLVHPVGIVFATIGLDCSLKYYQVNNKMEVSAKLLGSHRSFINDCSFEPSKGREVASVGDDKKCRIWDSDTCEEIMCLPLTSAGKSVKWNINDNGKLLVGEQNGTIRLYDVFSYLPLFTLSCLNASSVLTSVDWSLLDPQKIGCVAGKYWYIWDVSKGSIPESSGVAHSDSAHEFRFSNIDARIYSTRGRPENEFKVYFSHKDKIPVSTLTKIGNGLSWHNLLPMVAIGANRKVALYSLQ, from the exons ATGTCTTTGGAATCATCTTTTTTTGCGGAAATTATCACTAATAAATCTCCAAACAGTGTAGAGTTTTTTCACCAACAAGAATCAGGCCCAGTTCTGCTTGCATACACTTGGGATAACTATGTTACTATTTGTGTTTTACACTTCCCTGAACTTGAGCATGATATATCTGAGTTTACTTATGAAAATCTTACAGATATCGATCATGGTTCATCCGCTACAAAGATAGCATGGAGTCCAAAAACCTCAATGTTGGTGCACCCAGTTGGAATTGT gtttgctACTATTGGCTTAGATTGTAGTTTAAAGTATTACCAAGTCAATAATAAAATGGAAGTATCTGCTAAG CTTTTAGGGAGCCATAGAAGTTTCATTAATGATTGCTCATTTGAACCATCAAAAGGAAGAGAAGTTGCAAGTGTTGGAG ATGATAAAAAATGTAGAATCTGGGATTCAGATACATGTGAAGAGATTATGTGTTTACCATTGACAAGTGCTGGAAAAAGTGTTAAGTGGAACATAAATGATAATGGTAAG TTACTAGTAGGAGAACAAAATGGTACCATACGTTTATATGATGTTTTCAGTTACTTGCCGTTGTTTACATTAAGTTGTCTAAATGCTTCTTCTGTTCTTACTTCCGTTGACTGGTCATTACTTGACCCTCAAAAAATTGGCTGTGTTGCTGGAAAGTACTGGTATATTTGGGATGTTTCAAAAGGAAg CATACCTGAGTCATCAGGGGTTGCACATTCTGATTCGGCACATGAATTTag atttagtaACATTGATGCTAGAATATATTCAACAAGAGGAAGACCTGAGaatgaatttaaagtttatttttcacaCAAAGACAag ATACCAGTATCCACTTTAACAAAGATTGGTAATGGTTTATCCTGGCATAATTTATTACCAATGGTAGCTATTGGGGCTAATAGAAAAGTCGCGCTCTATAGTTTGCAGTAA
- the LOC100203011 gene encoding endoribonuclease YbeY, with product MSIVIKNLQKAAIINTWQVRKDLITLRNIMGLQSFDVGLLFLSKNKMRELNYAHRKIDEATDILSFPFHQSLTNADISKMNLEEKNLGDIFLCPQLIRRKYDVHDFELRSVFVPLLTHGLVHLCGYAHETEEQYELMHTKELEILKRFEKYSGKRFLPS from the coding sequence atgagtattgttataaaaaatctacAGAAAGCTGCTATAATTAACACATGGCAGGTTCGAAAAGATTTAATAACACTTCGAAATATAATGGGTCTTCAATCATTTGATGTTGGTCtattatttctttcaaaaaacaaaatgcgTGAACTAAATTATGCACATCGAAAAATTGATGAAGCAACAGATATACTTTCTTTTCCATTCCATCAATCTTTAACAAATgcagatatttcaaaaatgaatttaGAAGAAAAGAACTTGGGAGATATATTTTTATGTCCACAGTTAATACGTCGGAAATATGATGTTCATGACTTTGAATTACGTTCAGTGTTTGTCCCTCTTTTAACACATGGTCTTGTTCATTTGTGCGGTTATGCACACGAAACAGAAGAGCAGTATGAATTAATGCATACAAAAGAACttgagattttaaaaagatttgagaAATATTCTGGCAAACGATTTTTACCAtcataa